A single Oncorhynchus kisutch isolate 150728-3 linkage group LG19, Okis_V2, whole genome shotgun sequence DNA region contains:
- the LOC109910314 gene encoding RNA polymerase II-associated protein 3 isoform X4, with amino-acid sequence MGPRNVGMSENKAIELELQMRQNAEDLHNFMKDLDSWETVIKRKDEQLRTGSFSESQKSLPPVRNKNYKKKREKKKASDNNAKTEPKQARRIKSHDYQSWDKFDVDKVLESMDKEDSAAESNDSESEDSGVPATDQDKVLAEKEKGNQLFKEGKYEDAIECYTRGMGADPYNPVLPTNRAACFFRLKKFAVAESDCNLSIALDSNYFKAFARRGASRFALQHYESALEDYVMVLKLDPGNLEAQKEVMKCKEVIAKLGGKAESPEAAVVTPPVVDVKQQQLMDEQQRRQEAVVQKDRGNAYFKEGKYEAAVVDYTKGMEADSTNVLLPANRAMAYLKLQRYKEAEEDCSKAIALDGTYSKAFARRGTARAALGLLKQAKEDFEEVLKLEPGNKQAFYEMKKIAIDMDTSGLLATEEHAQRRTVQPINKPPDLQSTKPLSRVDIEEVCGKILVQEESSAVLTSTTAPRVRHQKTTSIADTVREGQASPPSTSPSAKIPKIEETSNLPSHSPVKGPVGYAVRAQTQQHREATVSEPTEPPATPSTELVPPAPTNSFQLEADLRKIGNGPEVIYKYLKQIQPQAYAKIFQSSLEPDMLNQILRTLQSFYINSTRIV; translated from the exons ATGGGGCCAAGAAAT GTAGGCATGTCTGAAAACAAAGCCATTGAACTGGAACTGCAAATGCGACAAAATGCAGAGGACCTGCATAACTTCATGAAAGATCTTGACAGCTGGGAAACTGTCATAAAGAGGAAGGATGAGCAACTAAGAACTGGGAGCTTTAGCGAGTCTCAA AAAAGCCTCCCACCAGTGCGAAACAAGAACTACAAAaagaagagggagaaaaagaagGCATCAGACAACAATGCAAAGACTGAACCAAAACAAGCACGCAGGATAAAGTCTCATGACTATCAGTCATGGGACAAATTTGATGTG GACAAGGTATTGGAGTCCATGGATAAAGAGGACAGCGCTGCTGAGTCCAATGACTCTGAGTCTGAGGATTCTGGGGTTCCTGCTACTGACCAAGACAAGGTGCTTGCTGAGAAGGAGAAA GGCAATCAGCTGTTCAAAGAAGGGAAGTATGAGGATGCCATTGAGTGTTACACCAGAGGCATGGGCGCAGACCCTTATAACCCCGTTCTGCCTACAAACCGAGCTGCCTGCTTCTTCAGACTCAAAAA GTTTGCTGTTGCCGAGTCTGACTGCAACTTGTCCATCGCTTTGGACAGTAACTACTTCAAAGCATTTGCACGAAGAGGAGCGTCTCGATTCGCCCTGCAACATTATGAATCTGCCCTAGAAG ATTATGTAATGGTTCTCAAGCTGGATCCTGGGAACCTGGAGGCACAGAAGGAAGTGATGAAATGCAAAGAG GTCATTGCTAAACTGGGTGGAAAGGCAGAAAGCCCAGAGGCTGCAGTGGTGACGCCACCTGTGGTGGACGTCAAGCAACAGCAGCTCATGGACgaacagcagaggagacaggaggcggTGGTGCAGAAAGACAGG GGGAATGCATACTTCAAAGAGGGGAAGTATGAGGCTGCAGTAGTGGACTACACCAAGGGCATGGAAGCGGACAGCACCAACGTCCTCCTGCCTGCCAACCGGGCCATGGCTTACTTAAAGCTGCAGAG ATATAAAGAGGCTGAGGAGGACTGTAGTAAAGCAATAGCCCTGGATGGCACCTATTCAAAGGCCTTTGCCCGCAGAGGAACAGCCAGGGCTGCTCTGGGACTGCTCAAACAAGCTAAAGAAG aTTTTGAGGAGGTCCTGAAGCTAGAACCAGGAAACAAGCAGGCATTTTATGAGATGAAGAAGATTGCAATT GACATGGACACCAGTGGTCTGCTGGCAACAGAAGAGCATGCACAGCGGAGAACAGTACAGCCAATTAACAAACCACCTGACCTGCAGTCAACC AAGCCATTGAGTAGAGTGGACATTGAAGAGGTTTGTGGAAAGATCCTGGTCCAGGAGGAGTCCTCGGCTGTGTTGACTTCAACCACAGCCCCCCGTGTTAGGCACCAGAAGACCACCTCCATTGCAGACACCGTGAGAGAGGGTCAGGCCtcacccccctctacctcccccagTGCTAAGATCCCGAAGATTGAAGAAACATCAAACCTCCCCTCACATTCCCCTGTCAA AGGGCCTGTAGGGTATGCTGTGAGAGCACAGACACAGCAGCACAGGGAGGCAACTGTCAGTGAACCAACAGAACCGCCTGCTACACCATCAACTGAGCTCGTACCTCCTGCCCCCACCAACAGCTTCCAGCTAGAGGCAGACCTAAGGAAGATTGGAAATGGCCCTGAAGTCATCTACAAGTATTTGAAG CAAATCCAGCCTCAGGCTTATGCAAAGATCTTCCAGAGCTCTCTTGAACCAGACATGCTCAATCAGATTCTAAGGACGTTACAAAGCTTCTACATCAA
- the LOC109910314 gene encoding RNA polymerase II-associated protein 3 isoform X1, producing the protein MGPRNVGMSENKAIELELQMRQNAEDLHNFMKDLDSWETVIKRKDEQLRTGSFSESQKSLPPVRNKNYKKKREKKKASDNNAKTEPKQARRIKSHDYQSWDKFDVDKVLESMDKEDSAAESNDSESEDSGVPATDQDKVLAEKEKGNQLFKEGKYEDAIECYTRGMGADPYNPVLPTNRAACFFRLKKFAVAESDCNLSIALDSNYFKAFARRGASRFALQHYESALEDYVMVLKLDPGNLEAQKEVMKCKEVIAKLGGKAESPEAAVVTPPVVDVKQQQLMDEQQRRQEAVVQKDRGNAYFKEGKYEAAVVDYTKGMEADSTNVLLPANRAMAYLKLQRYKEAEEDCSKAIALDGTYSKAFARRGTARAALGLLKQAKEDFEEVLKLEPGNKQAFYEMKKIAIDMDTSGLLATEEHAQRRTVQPINKPPDLQSTKPLSRVDIEEVCGKILVQEESSAVLTSTTAPRVRHQKTTSIADTVREGQASPPSTSPSAKIPKIEETSNLPSHSPVKGPVGYAVRAQTQQHREATVSEPTEPPATPSTELVPPAPTNSFQLEADLRKIGNGPEVIYKYLKQIQPQAYAKIFQSSLEPDMLNQILRTLQSFYIKKEEPPVILEILRNLAGVRRFDMAVMFMSNPEKKVLQELFDFLRQAGLEDASVGALQKKYGV; encoded by the exons ATGGGGCCAAGAAAT GTAGGCATGTCTGAAAACAAAGCCATTGAACTGGAACTGCAAATGCGACAAAATGCAGAGGACCTGCATAACTTCATGAAAGATCTTGACAGCTGGGAAACTGTCATAAAGAGGAAGGATGAGCAACTAAGAACTGGGAGCTTTAGCGAGTCTCAA AAAAGCCTCCCACCAGTGCGAAACAAGAACTACAAAaagaagagggagaaaaagaagGCATCAGACAACAATGCAAAGACTGAACCAAAACAAGCACGCAGGATAAAGTCTCATGACTATCAGTCATGGGACAAATTTGATGTG GACAAGGTATTGGAGTCCATGGATAAAGAGGACAGCGCTGCTGAGTCCAATGACTCTGAGTCTGAGGATTCTGGGGTTCCTGCTACTGACCAAGACAAGGTGCTTGCTGAGAAGGAGAAA GGCAATCAGCTGTTCAAAGAAGGGAAGTATGAGGATGCCATTGAGTGTTACACCAGAGGCATGGGCGCAGACCCTTATAACCCCGTTCTGCCTACAAACCGAGCTGCCTGCTTCTTCAGACTCAAAAA GTTTGCTGTTGCCGAGTCTGACTGCAACTTGTCCATCGCTTTGGACAGTAACTACTTCAAAGCATTTGCACGAAGAGGAGCGTCTCGATTCGCCCTGCAACATTATGAATCTGCCCTAGAAG ATTATGTAATGGTTCTCAAGCTGGATCCTGGGAACCTGGAGGCACAGAAGGAAGTGATGAAATGCAAAGAG GTCATTGCTAAACTGGGTGGAAAGGCAGAAAGCCCAGAGGCTGCAGTGGTGACGCCACCTGTGGTGGACGTCAAGCAACAGCAGCTCATGGACgaacagcagaggagacaggaggcggTGGTGCAGAAAGACAGG GGGAATGCATACTTCAAAGAGGGGAAGTATGAGGCTGCAGTAGTGGACTACACCAAGGGCATGGAAGCGGACAGCACCAACGTCCTCCTGCCTGCCAACCGGGCCATGGCTTACTTAAAGCTGCAGAG ATATAAAGAGGCTGAGGAGGACTGTAGTAAAGCAATAGCCCTGGATGGCACCTATTCAAAGGCCTTTGCCCGCAGAGGAACAGCCAGGGCTGCTCTGGGACTGCTCAAACAAGCTAAAGAAG aTTTTGAGGAGGTCCTGAAGCTAGAACCAGGAAACAAGCAGGCATTTTATGAGATGAAGAAGATTGCAATT GACATGGACACCAGTGGTCTGCTGGCAACAGAAGAGCATGCACAGCGGAGAACAGTACAGCCAATTAACAAACCACCTGACCTGCAGTCAACC AAGCCATTGAGTAGAGTGGACATTGAAGAGGTTTGTGGAAAGATCCTGGTCCAGGAGGAGTCCTCGGCTGTGTTGACTTCAACCACAGCCCCCCGTGTTAGGCACCAGAAGACCACCTCCATTGCAGACACCGTGAGAGAGGGTCAGGCCtcacccccctctacctcccccagTGCTAAGATCCCGAAGATTGAAGAAACATCAAACCTCCCCTCACATTCCCCTGTCAA AGGGCCTGTAGGGTATGCTGTGAGAGCACAGACACAGCAGCACAGGGAGGCAACTGTCAGTGAACCAACAGAACCGCCTGCTACACCATCAACTGAGCTCGTACCTCCTGCCCCCACCAACAGCTTCCAGCTAGAGGCAGACCTAAGGAAGATTGGAAATGGCCCTGAAGTCATCTACAAGTATTTGAAG CAAATCCAGCCTCAGGCTTATGCAAAGATCTTCCAGAGCTCTCTTGAACCAGACATGCTCAATCAGATTCTAAGGACGTTACAAAGCTTCTACATCAA GAAGGAAGAGCCACCTGTCATACTGGAGATCCTCAGGAATCTGGCCGGTGTGAGGCGGTTCGATATGGCTGTAATGT
- the LOC109910314 gene encoding RNA polymerase II-associated protein 3 isoform X6: MGPRNVGMSENKAIELELQMRQNAEDLHNFMKDLDSWETVIKRKDEQLRTGSFSESQKSLPPVRNKNYKKKREKKKASDNNAKTEPKQARRIKSHDYQSWDKFDVDKVLESMDKEDSAAESNDSESEDSGVPATDQDKGNQLFKEGKYEDAIECYTRGMGADPYNPVLPTNRAACFFRLKKFAVAESDCNLSIALDSNYFKAFARRGASRFALQHYESALEDYVMVLKLDPGNLEAQKEVMKCKEVIAKLGGKAESPEAAVVTPPVVDVKQQQLMDEQQRRQEAVVQKDRGNAYFKEGKYEAAVVDYTKGMEADSTNVLLPANRAMAYLKLQRYKEAEEDCSKAIALDGTYSKAFARRGTARAALGLLKQAKEDFEEVLKLEPGNKQAFYEMKKIAIDMDTSGLLATEEHAQRRTVQPINKPPDLQSTKPLSRVDIEEVCGKILVQEESSAVLTSTTAPRVRHQKTTSIADTVREGQASPPSTSPSAKIPKIEETSNLPSHSPVKGPVGYAVRAQTQQHREATVSEPTEPPATPSTELVPPAPTNSFQLEADLRKIGNGPEVIYKYLKQIQPQAYAKIFQSSLEPDMLNQILRTLQSFYINSTRIV, from the exons ATGGGGCCAAGAAAT GTAGGCATGTCTGAAAACAAAGCCATTGAACTGGAACTGCAAATGCGACAAAATGCAGAGGACCTGCATAACTTCATGAAAGATCTTGACAGCTGGGAAACTGTCATAAAGAGGAAGGATGAGCAACTAAGAACTGGGAGCTTTAGCGAGTCTCAA AAAAGCCTCCCACCAGTGCGAAACAAGAACTACAAAaagaagagggagaaaaagaagGCATCAGACAACAATGCAAAGACTGAACCAAAACAAGCACGCAGGATAAAGTCTCATGACTATCAGTCATGGGACAAATTTGATGTG GACAAGGTATTGGAGTCCATGGATAAAGAGGACAGCGCTGCTGAGTCCAATGACTCTGAGTCTGAGGATTCTGGGGTTCCTGCTACTGACCAAGACAAG GGCAATCAGCTGTTCAAAGAAGGGAAGTATGAGGATGCCATTGAGTGTTACACCAGAGGCATGGGCGCAGACCCTTATAACCCCGTTCTGCCTACAAACCGAGCTGCCTGCTTCTTCAGACTCAAAAA GTTTGCTGTTGCCGAGTCTGACTGCAACTTGTCCATCGCTTTGGACAGTAACTACTTCAAAGCATTTGCACGAAGAGGAGCGTCTCGATTCGCCCTGCAACATTATGAATCTGCCCTAGAAG ATTATGTAATGGTTCTCAAGCTGGATCCTGGGAACCTGGAGGCACAGAAGGAAGTGATGAAATGCAAAGAG GTCATTGCTAAACTGGGTGGAAAGGCAGAAAGCCCAGAGGCTGCAGTGGTGACGCCACCTGTGGTGGACGTCAAGCAACAGCAGCTCATGGACgaacagcagaggagacaggaggcggTGGTGCAGAAAGACAGG GGGAATGCATACTTCAAAGAGGGGAAGTATGAGGCTGCAGTAGTGGACTACACCAAGGGCATGGAAGCGGACAGCACCAACGTCCTCCTGCCTGCCAACCGGGCCATGGCTTACTTAAAGCTGCAGAG ATATAAAGAGGCTGAGGAGGACTGTAGTAAAGCAATAGCCCTGGATGGCACCTATTCAAAGGCCTTTGCCCGCAGAGGAACAGCCAGGGCTGCTCTGGGACTGCTCAAACAAGCTAAAGAAG aTTTTGAGGAGGTCCTGAAGCTAGAACCAGGAAACAAGCAGGCATTTTATGAGATGAAGAAGATTGCAATT GACATGGACACCAGTGGTCTGCTGGCAACAGAAGAGCATGCACAGCGGAGAACAGTACAGCCAATTAACAAACCACCTGACCTGCAGTCAACC AAGCCATTGAGTAGAGTGGACATTGAAGAGGTTTGTGGAAAGATCCTGGTCCAGGAGGAGTCCTCGGCTGTGTTGACTTCAACCACAGCCCCCCGTGTTAGGCACCAGAAGACCACCTCCATTGCAGACACCGTGAGAGAGGGTCAGGCCtcacccccctctacctcccccagTGCTAAGATCCCGAAGATTGAAGAAACATCAAACCTCCCCTCACATTCCCCTGTCAA AGGGCCTGTAGGGTATGCTGTGAGAGCACAGACACAGCAGCACAGGGAGGCAACTGTCAGTGAACCAACAGAACCGCCTGCTACACCATCAACTGAGCTCGTACCTCCTGCCCCCACCAACAGCTTCCAGCTAGAGGCAGACCTAAGGAAGATTGGAAATGGCCCTGAAGTCATCTACAAGTATTTGAAG CAAATCCAGCCTCAGGCTTATGCAAAGATCTTCCAGAGCTCTCTTGAACCAGACATGCTCAATCAGATTCTAAGGACGTTACAAAGCTTCTACATCAA
- the LOC109910314 gene encoding RNA polymerase II-associated protein 3 isoform X5, producing MSENKAIELELQMRQNAEDLHNFMKDLDSWETVIKRKDEQLRTGSFSESQKSLPPVRNKNYKKKREKKKASDNNAKTEPKQARRIKSHDYQSWDKFDVDKVLESMDKEDSAAESNDSESEDSGVPATDQDKVLAEKEKGNQLFKEGKYEDAIECYTRGMGADPYNPVLPTNRAACFFRLKKFAVAESDCNLSIALDSNYFKAFARRGASRFALQHYESALEDYVMVLKLDPGNLEAQKEVMKCKEVIAKLGGKAESPEAAVVTPPVVDVKQQQLMDEQQRRQEAVVQKDRGNAYFKEGKYEAAVVDYTKGMEADSTNVLLPANRAMAYLKLQRYKEAEEDCSKAIALDGTYSKAFARRGTARAALGLLKQAKEDFEEVLKLEPGNKQAFYEMKKIAIDMDTSGLLATEEHAQRRTVQPINKPPDLQSTKPLSRVDIEEVCGKILVQEESSAVLTSTTAPRVRHQKTTSIADTVREGQASPPSTSPSAKIPKIEETSNLPSHSPVKGPVGYAVRAQTQQHREATVSEPTEPPATPSTELVPPAPTNSFQLEADLRKIGNGPEVIYKYLKQIQPQAYAKIFQSSLEPDMLNQILRTLQSFYINSTRIV from the exons ATGTCTGAAAACAAAGCCATTGAACTGGAACTGCAAATGCGACAAAATGCAGAGGACCTGCATAACTTCATGAAAGATCTTGACAGCTGGGAAACTGTCATAAAGAGGAAGGATGAGCAACTAAGAACTGGGAGCTTTAGCGAGTCTCAA AAAAGCCTCCCACCAGTGCGAAACAAGAACTACAAAaagaagagggagaaaaagaagGCATCAGACAACAATGCAAAGACTGAACCAAAACAAGCACGCAGGATAAAGTCTCATGACTATCAGTCATGGGACAAATTTGATGTG GACAAGGTATTGGAGTCCATGGATAAAGAGGACAGCGCTGCTGAGTCCAATGACTCTGAGTCTGAGGATTCTGGGGTTCCTGCTACTGACCAAGACAAGGTGCTTGCTGAGAAGGAGAAA GGCAATCAGCTGTTCAAAGAAGGGAAGTATGAGGATGCCATTGAGTGTTACACCAGAGGCATGGGCGCAGACCCTTATAACCCCGTTCTGCCTACAAACCGAGCTGCCTGCTTCTTCAGACTCAAAAA GTTTGCTGTTGCCGAGTCTGACTGCAACTTGTCCATCGCTTTGGACAGTAACTACTTCAAAGCATTTGCACGAAGAGGAGCGTCTCGATTCGCCCTGCAACATTATGAATCTGCCCTAGAAG ATTATGTAATGGTTCTCAAGCTGGATCCTGGGAACCTGGAGGCACAGAAGGAAGTGATGAAATGCAAAGAG GTCATTGCTAAACTGGGTGGAAAGGCAGAAAGCCCAGAGGCTGCAGTGGTGACGCCACCTGTGGTGGACGTCAAGCAACAGCAGCTCATGGACgaacagcagaggagacaggaggcggTGGTGCAGAAAGACAGG GGGAATGCATACTTCAAAGAGGGGAAGTATGAGGCTGCAGTAGTGGACTACACCAAGGGCATGGAAGCGGACAGCACCAACGTCCTCCTGCCTGCCAACCGGGCCATGGCTTACTTAAAGCTGCAGAG ATATAAAGAGGCTGAGGAGGACTGTAGTAAAGCAATAGCCCTGGATGGCACCTATTCAAAGGCCTTTGCCCGCAGAGGAACAGCCAGGGCTGCTCTGGGACTGCTCAAACAAGCTAAAGAAG aTTTTGAGGAGGTCCTGAAGCTAGAACCAGGAAACAAGCAGGCATTTTATGAGATGAAGAAGATTGCAATT GACATGGACACCAGTGGTCTGCTGGCAACAGAAGAGCATGCACAGCGGAGAACAGTACAGCCAATTAACAAACCACCTGACCTGCAGTCAACC AAGCCATTGAGTAGAGTGGACATTGAAGAGGTTTGTGGAAAGATCCTGGTCCAGGAGGAGTCCTCGGCTGTGTTGACTTCAACCACAGCCCCCCGTGTTAGGCACCAGAAGACCACCTCCATTGCAGACACCGTGAGAGAGGGTCAGGCCtcacccccctctacctcccccagTGCTAAGATCCCGAAGATTGAAGAAACATCAAACCTCCCCTCACATTCCCCTGTCAA AGGGCCTGTAGGGTATGCTGTGAGAGCACAGACACAGCAGCACAGGGAGGCAACTGTCAGTGAACCAACAGAACCGCCTGCTACACCATCAACTGAGCTCGTACCTCCTGCCCCCACCAACAGCTTCCAGCTAGAGGCAGACCTAAGGAAGATTGGAAATGGCCCTGAAGTCATCTACAAGTATTTGAAG CAAATCCAGCCTCAGGCTTATGCAAAGATCTTCCAGAGCTCTCTTGAACCAGACATGCTCAATCAGATTCTAAGGACGTTACAAAGCTTCTACATCAA
- the LOC109910314 gene encoding RNA polymerase II-associated protein 3 isoform X3: MSENKAIELELQMRQNAEDLHNFMKDLDSWETVIKRKDEQLRTGSFSESQKSLPPVRNKNYKKKREKKKASDNNAKTEPKQARRIKSHDYQSWDKFDVDKVLESMDKEDSAAESNDSESEDSGVPATDQDKGNQLFKEGKYEDAIECYTRGMGADPYNPVLPTNRAACFFRLKKFAVAESDCNLSIALDSNYFKAFARRGASRFALQHYESALEDYVMVLKLDPGNLEAQKEVMKCKEVIAKLGGKAESPEAAVVTPPVVDVKQQQLMDEQQRRQEAVVQKDRGNAYFKEGKYEAAVVDYTKGMEADSTNVLLPANRAMAYLKLQRYKEAEEDCSKAIALDGTYSKAFARRGTARAALGLLKQAKEDFEEVLKLEPGNKQAFYEMKKIAIDMDTSGLLATEEHAQRRTVQPINKPPDLQSTKPLSRVDIEEVCGKILVQEESSAVLTSTTAPRVRHQKTTSIADTVREGQASPPSTSPSAKIPKIEETSNLPSHSPVKGPVGYAVRAQTQQHREATVSEPTEPPATPSTELVPPAPTNSFQLEADLRKIGNGPEVIYKYLKQIQPQAYAKIFQSSLEPDMLNQILRTLQSFYIKKEEPPVILEILRNLAGVRRFDMAVMFMSNPEKKVLQELFDFLRQAGLEDASVGALQKKYGV, translated from the exons ATGTCTGAAAACAAAGCCATTGAACTGGAACTGCAAATGCGACAAAATGCAGAGGACCTGCATAACTTCATGAAAGATCTTGACAGCTGGGAAACTGTCATAAAGAGGAAGGATGAGCAACTAAGAACTGGGAGCTTTAGCGAGTCTCAA AAAAGCCTCCCACCAGTGCGAAACAAGAACTACAAAaagaagagggagaaaaagaagGCATCAGACAACAATGCAAAGACTGAACCAAAACAAGCACGCAGGATAAAGTCTCATGACTATCAGTCATGGGACAAATTTGATGTG GACAAGGTATTGGAGTCCATGGATAAAGAGGACAGCGCTGCTGAGTCCAATGACTCTGAGTCTGAGGATTCTGGGGTTCCTGCTACTGACCAAGACAAG GGCAATCAGCTGTTCAAAGAAGGGAAGTATGAGGATGCCATTGAGTGTTACACCAGAGGCATGGGCGCAGACCCTTATAACCCCGTTCTGCCTACAAACCGAGCTGCCTGCTTCTTCAGACTCAAAAA GTTTGCTGTTGCCGAGTCTGACTGCAACTTGTCCATCGCTTTGGACAGTAACTACTTCAAAGCATTTGCACGAAGAGGAGCGTCTCGATTCGCCCTGCAACATTATGAATCTGCCCTAGAAG ATTATGTAATGGTTCTCAAGCTGGATCCTGGGAACCTGGAGGCACAGAAGGAAGTGATGAAATGCAAAGAG GTCATTGCTAAACTGGGTGGAAAGGCAGAAAGCCCAGAGGCTGCAGTGGTGACGCCACCTGTGGTGGACGTCAAGCAACAGCAGCTCATGGACgaacagcagaggagacaggaggcggTGGTGCAGAAAGACAGG GGGAATGCATACTTCAAAGAGGGGAAGTATGAGGCTGCAGTAGTGGACTACACCAAGGGCATGGAAGCGGACAGCACCAACGTCCTCCTGCCTGCCAACCGGGCCATGGCTTACTTAAAGCTGCAGAG ATATAAAGAGGCTGAGGAGGACTGTAGTAAAGCAATAGCCCTGGATGGCACCTATTCAAAGGCCTTTGCCCGCAGAGGAACAGCCAGGGCTGCTCTGGGACTGCTCAAACAAGCTAAAGAAG aTTTTGAGGAGGTCCTGAAGCTAGAACCAGGAAACAAGCAGGCATTTTATGAGATGAAGAAGATTGCAATT GACATGGACACCAGTGGTCTGCTGGCAACAGAAGAGCATGCACAGCGGAGAACAGTACAGCCAATTAACAAACCACCTGACCTGCAGTCAACC AAGCCATTGAGTAGAGTGGACATTGAAGAGGTTTGTGGAAAGATCCTGGTCCAGGAGGAGTCCTCGGCTGTGTTGACTTCAACCACAGCCCCCCGTGTTAGGCACCAGAAGACCACCTCCATTGCAGACACCGTGAGAGAGGGTCAGGCCtcacccccctctacctcccccagTGCTAAGATCCCGAAGATTGAAGAAACATCAAACCTCCCCTCACATTCCCCTGTCAA AGGGCCTGTAGGGTATGCTGTGAGAGCACAGACACAGCAGCACAGGGAGGCAACTGTCAGTGAACCAACAGAACCGCCTGCTACACCATCAACTGAGCTCGTACCTCCTGCCCCCACCAACAGCTTCCAGCTAGAGGCAGACCTAAGGAAGATTGGAAATGGCCCTGAAGTCATCTACAAGTATTTGAAG CAAATCCAGCCTCAGGCTTATGCAAAGATCTTCCAGAGCTCTCTTGAACCAGACATGCTCAATCAGATTCTAAGGACGTTACAAAGCTTCTACATCAA GAAGGAAGAGCCACCTGTCATACTGGAGATCCTCAGGAATCTGGCCGGTGTGAGGCGGTTCGATATGGCTGTAATGT